In a single window of the Trichocoleus sp. genome:
- a CDS encoding phage major capsid protein: MTPVDAISLVIQEQIAELRITDYPILNLIRKDSAYQSAIKWDVNVSTDATQGSAVNADAPAASSDTVRGANLPIGIYAFRETFDLLKTDIRQARTAAPSALKNLIAAQTRSKILKIMKGHNLALYVGAGEQVRGGIYGLDTIASSTATYAGINPATAGNEAWIGHAEDTVGALTADKMDSAAEAMYTLGSNFTHIVTTPTIVTKYKKLFRDNHMTAGNVAGTADIGFTGVTYEGRPVIQDRDCPEGAMYFVDEPQLSLHTYAVDGVQTMRGLNVVIAELPSNSSLAVRFEVAVISQLQAFDRRAVAKLGDITG; this comes from the coding sequence ATGACTCCTGTAGATGCAATTAGTCTTGTCATTCAAGAGCAAATTGCTGAACTACGGATCACAGATTATCCAATTCTTAATTTAATTCGCAAGGACAGCGCTTATCAGTCTGCTATCAAGTGGGATGTCAACGTTTCCACTGATGCAACGCAAGGGTCTGCTGTGAATGCAGATGCACCTGCTGCAAGCTCTGATACGGTACGGGGTGCTAACTTACCTATTGGTATCTATGCCTTCCGCGAAACCTTTGACCTGCTCAAGACGGATATTCGCCAAGCGCGTACAGCAGCCCCCAGTGCCCTGAAGAATCTCATTGCTGCTCAAACCCGCTCCAAGATTCTCAAGATCATGAAGGGTCATAACCTGGCTCTGTATGTGGGTGCTGGTGAACAGGTAAGGGGTGGTATCTATGGTCTAGATACGATCGCTTCAAGCACTGCGACCTACGCAGGTATCAACCCTGCAACTGCGGGTAATGAAGCCTGGATTGGTCATGCTGAAGATACGGTTGGCGCATTGACAGCAGACAAGATGGATAGTGCAGCTGAAGCAATGTATACGCTTGGCAGCAACTTTACCCACATTGTCACCACGCCTACGATCGTTACCAAGTACAAGAAGCTATTCCGCGACAACCACATGACCGCTGGCAATGTTGCTGGTACGGCTGACATTGGTTTCACTGGCGTTACTTATGAAGGTCGTCCTGTAATTCAAGACCGTGACTGTCCTGAAGGGGCTATGTATTTTGTAGATGAGCCTCAACTGAGTCTTCACACTTATGCAGTGGATGGGGTTCAAACCATGCGCGGCTTGAACGTTGTGATCGCAGAATTGCCTTCTAACAGTTCTCTAGCAGTGCGCTTTGAAGTTGCTGTCATCTCTCAGCTCCAAGCGTTCGATAGACGTGCTGTTGCGAAACTGGGCGACATCACAGGCTAA